A genomic stretch from Hymenobacter psoromatis includes:
- a CDS encoding GDP-mannose pyrophosphatase has product MQIVHRERAYDGHFKLNKLTVKTSEGQKLLREQFAPGHAVAALVFDTQARQYVLTRQFRFGAERELLEIAAGMIDKGESPETAVRREIHEELGYEIDQLTPIVTMWPSPGTSAETIAVYYAEVSRQTGPGGGLAAENEQIEMVRLSREALVKEPLQDAKSLIAVQWAQLHK; this is encoded by the coding sequence ATGCAGATAGTTCACCGCGAGCGCGCCTACGACGGCCATTTTAAGCTCAATAAGCTCACTGTTAAAACTTCGGAAGGCCAGAAATTACTCCGCGAGCAGTTTGCCCCCGGCCACGCCGTGGCTGCCCTCGTCTTCGACACCCAGGCCCGGCAATACGTGCTCACCCGGCAGTTTCGATTTGGTGCGGAGCGCGAATTACTCGAAATCGCGGCCGGCATGATTGACAAAGGCGAGAGCCCCGAAACTGCCGTGCGCCGCGAGATTCACGAGGAGCTGGGCTACGAAATCGACCAGCTCACGCCCATCGTAACCATGTGGCCCTCGCCCGGCACCAGCGCCGAAACCATCGCCGTGTACTACGCCGAAGTGAGCCGCCAAACCGGCCCCGGCGGCGGCTTGGCCGCTGAAAACGAGCAAATTGAAATGGTGCGCCTCTCGCGGGAAGCTCTGGTCAAAGAGCCATTGCAGGACGCCAAAAGCCTGATTGCCGTGCAATGGGCGCAACTGCACAAGTAA
- a CDS encoding DEAD/DEAH box helicase produces the protein MTFNELNLIEPILRALSEEGYTTPTPIQQQAIPQVLEGHDLLGVAQTGTGKTAAFSVPILQILHQTSLTQKAGQGPKGRIRCLVLTPTRELAIQIGESFKAYGRHLPQLRSTVIFGGVGQNPQVQALQRGVEILVATPGRLLDLMNQGYVHLQHLEVFVLDEADRMLDMGFIHDIKRILPKLPAGRQSLFFSATMPNVIKELSATILRPNPVQVAVTPVSSTADTVTQSVFLVDKNDKPALLRHVLKDPAMKRVLVFTRTKHGANKVTETLEKAQISAEAIHGNKSQNHRQRALSNFKAGTTRVLVATDIAARGIDVDELTHVINYEVPNEPETYVHRIGRTGRAGAFGTAFTFVEEEERAYLQDIQKLIRRQLDIDKEHPFTTNSVAPVSLTGNERIVRPKGPAGRPARDGRGGSGSSQGRNGAARASGSTSGGGRSEHRGGGRPQSSGGGERAASGGGQRGSRPFQAGRGGSEGGSRRSS, from the coding sequence ATGACTTTCAACGAACTCAACCTGATTGAGCCCATCCTGCGCGCCCTGAGCGAGGAAGGCTACACGACCCCCACGCCCATTCAGCAGCAAGCCATTCCGCAGGTGCTCGAAGGGCATGACCTGCTGGGCGTGGCCCAAACGGGCACCGGCAAAACGGCCGCTTTCTCGGTGCCGATTCTCCAGATTCTGCACCAAACCTCTCTCACCCAGAAGGCCGGCCAGGGTCCCAAAGGCCGCATTCGCTGCCTCGTGCTGACCCCGACCCGCGAGCTGGCCATCCAGATTGGCGAGAGCTTTAAGGCCTATGGCCGCCACCTGCCGCAGTTGCGCTCGACCGTCATTTTTGGGGGGGTAGGGCAAAACCCGCAGGTGCAGGCGTTGCAGCGTGGCGTCGAAATCCTGGTGGCTACCCCCGGCCGCCTGCTCGACCTCATGAACCAGGGCTACGTGCATTTGCAGCACCTCGAAGTGTTCGTGCTCGACGAGGCCGACCGCATGCTCGACATGGGTTTCATCCACGACATCAAGCGCATCCTGCCCAAGCTGCCGGCCGGCCGCCAGAGCCTGTTCTTCTCGGCCACCATGCCGAACGTGATTAAGGAATTGTCGGCCACCATCCTGCGCCCCAACCCGGTGCAGGTGGCCGTCACGCCCGTGTCGAGCACCGCCGACACGGTGACGCAATCGGTGTTTTTAGTGGATAAAAACGACAAGCCCGCCCTGCTCCGCCACGTGCTCAAGGACCCCGCCATGAAGCGCGTGCTGGTGTTTACCCGCACCAAGCACGGCGCCAACAAAGTGACCGAGACGCTGGAAAAAGCCCAGATTAGCGCCGAGGCCATCCACGGCAACAAGAGCCAGAACCACCGTCAGCGGGCGCTCAGCAACTTCAAGGCCGGCACTACCCGCGTGCTGGTCGCCACCGACATTGCCGCCCGCGGCATCGACGTGGATGAGCTGACGCACGTCATCAACTACGAAGTGCCCAACGAGCCCGAAACCTACGTGCACCGCATTGGCCGCACGGGCCGGGCCGGCGCGTTCGGCACCGCGTTTACATTTGTTGAGGAAGAAGAACGCGCGTATCTGCAAGATATTCAGAAGCTTATCCGCCGGCAGCTAGACATTGACAAGGAGCACCCCTTTACTACAAACAGCGTGGCACCGGTTTCGCTGACGGGCAATGAGCGCATTGTGCGACCCAAAGGCCCGGCTGGCCGCCCAGCCCGCGACGGGCGTGGGGGCAGCGGCAGTAGCCAGGGCCGTAACGGCGCGGCGCGCGCCAGCGGTTCTACCTCGGGTGGTGGCCGCAGTGAGCACCGCGGGGGGGGTAGGCCGCAGTCGTCGGGCGGCGGCGAGCGGGCTGCTTCCGGCGGTGGCCAGCGCGGCAGCCGGCCCTTCCAGGCCGGGCGCGGGGGTAGCGAAGGTGGCAGCCGCCGCTCCAGCTAG